From a single Fulvivirga ulvae genomic region:
- a CDS encoding baeRF7 domain-containing protein → MDIFKKSEFLNLAEVQDAHCVSIYIPTHRVSTPDNIYKDQTSLKNKLKETAQQLTGFGLSDEQARAYLKPGYDLLENERFWSRLSDGLAIFIYNNEFKFYVLPSVFDEYSFVSNHLYLKPLVEFLHGEGRHFIMMLSLGNVQFFEATRNTIVEVTVEGLIPQAIEEAVGTDYVQKTLQWRSGQGEKGDSPGMFHGHGAGNENEKKNEALKYFRAIDEGLLKMLHDEHVPLVIACVDYLFPIYKEVNTYQHLHDKHISGNHERTDLTLLKEKAWEIVRDQFDYEKSEAEGKYQLQLSKGRAAFNVEEVIPAAIIGRAETLFIKRGDHVWGTYNKDENKVNIDSMHRIGNTDLLNKAAVETVKNGGEVYVLAEDDMPDGTTSANAVFRYQM, encoded by the coding sequence ATGGACATATTTAAGAAATCAGAATTTTTGAACCTTGCGGAAGTACAGGATGCCCACTGTGTGTCCATCTATATACCAACCCACAGGGTTAGTACGCCGGATAATATCTATAAAGACCAGACTTCACTAAAAAATAAGCTTAAAGAGACAGCACAGCAGCTTACGGGTTTCGGATTAAGCGATGAACAGGCCAGGGCATATTTAAAGCCGGGCTACGATCTGTTGGAAAATGAGAGGTTTTGGAGCAGGCTTTCCGATGGTCTGGCGATATTCATTTATAATAATGAATTTAAATTCTATGTATTGCCATCAGTTTTTGATGAGTATTCATTCGTATCGAATCATTTGTACCTCAAGCCGTTAGTGGAATTTCTTCATGGCGAAGGCAGGCATTTCATTATGATGTTGAGCCTGGGCAACGTACAATTTTTTGAGGCCACACGAAATACCATAGTGGAGGTTACTGTAGAGGGGCTTATACCACAAGCTATCGAAGAAGCAGTAGGGACCGACTATGTGCAGAAAACTTTGCAATGGAGGTCAGGTCAGGGAGAAAAAGGTGATAGTCCCGGGATGTTTCACGGGCATGGAGCCGGTAATGAAAACGAGAAAAAAAATGAAGCCCTTAAGTACTTCAGAGCTATTGATGAAGGTCTCCTGAAAATGCTTCATGATGAACACGTGCCTCTTGTAATAGCGTGTGTGGATTACCTTTTTCCCATATACAAGGAAGTAAACACATATCAACACCTCCATGATAAGCATATCAGTGGTAACCACGAAAGAACAGACCTGACCCTGTTAAAAGAAAAAGCCTGGGAGATAGTAAGAGATCAGTTCGATTATGAAAAAAGTGAAGCCGAAGGAAAATATCAGTTGCAGCTCAGCAAAGGCAGGGCAGCCTTTAATGTGGAAGAAGTCATACCCGCAGCTATTATTGGCCGGGCTGAAACGCTGTTTATCAAAAGGGGAGATCATGTGTGGGGAACTTATAATAAAGATGAAAATAAAGTAAATATTGACAGCATGCACCGGATAGGTAATACCGATCTGCTTAATAAAGCAGCCGTGGAAACTGTAAAAAATGGTGGGGAAGTTTATGTCCTTGCAGAGGATGATATGCCCGACGGTACTACATCCGCCAATGCGGTGTTCCGGTACCAGATGTAA
- a CDS encoding mechanosensitive ion channel family protein, with protein MKISLEQPLEKVSDKINDWLETLVAMLPNMALAIILLIVFFLFAKAIQKVFVRLFDKTSDNKALQNLFGTIIYYLVLGVGIFIILGVLKLDKTVTSLLAGVGVIGLALGFAFQDVASNFVCGIILAFRRPSKVGDIVKVKDFMGTVVRTNLRVTVIKTFQGQEVYIPNKEVLQSPIINYTVLGERRIDIPVGISYGDDLEKVESVVSATIAKLEGVIRKEDIIFDYYEFGDSSINFNIRFWIRYPDQPGYLNMKNAAIMAIKKAFDANDITIPFPIRTLDFGIKGGEKLSEMKLMTAES; from the coding sequence ATGAAAATCAGCTTAGAGCAACCCCTTGAAAAGGTTTCGGACAAGATTAATGACTGGCTTGAGACACTGGTAGCCATGCTGCCCAATATGGCGCTGGCTATCATTCTGCTCATAGTCTTTTTCCTTTTTGCCAAAGCCATACAAAAGGTTTTTGTCAGGCTTTTTGACAAAACTTCTGATAATAAGGCTCTTCAAAACCTGTTTGGCACCATAATCTACTATCTGGTACTGGGAGTAGGTATTTTCATTATTTTGGGAGTACTTAAGCTAGATAAAACGGTTACCTCCCTGCTGGCTGGTGTGGGTGTAATAGGACTTGCGCTGGGGTTTGCTTTTCAGGATGTGGCATCCAACTTTGTCTGCGGCATTATTCTAGCCTTTAGAAGGCCCTCCAAAGTCGGAGATATTGTAAAAGTTAAGGACTTCATGGGCACGGTAGTACGCACTAACCTGCGCGTAACAGTGATCAAAACCTTCCAGGGGCAGGAAGTATACATACCCAATAAAGAAGTACTTCAGAGCCCCATCATCAACTATACAGTATTGGGTGAAAGGCGCATCGATATCCCTGTAGGCATATCATATGGAGACGATCTCGAAAAAGTAGAAAGTGTAGTGTCTGCTACCATTGCAAAACTGGAAGGTGTGATAAGGAAAGAAGACATCATCTTTGACTACTACGAGTTTGGGGACAGTTCCATTAATTTCAACATCAGATTCTGGATCAGGTACCCTGATCAGCCCGGATACCTAAACATGAAAAACGCGGCAATTATGGCAATAAAAAAGGCATTTGATGCAAATGATATTACGATTCCATTTCCTATTCGCACGCTGGATTTTGGTATTAAAGGAGGTGAAAAGTTATCAGAAATGAAGCTGATGACCGCGGAATCGTAG
- a CDS encoding CsbD family protein — MNDLKVKGNWNVIKGKMKQKYGELTDDDLTYVEGKEEELLGRLQKKTGKTKDALKREIESY, encoded by the coding sequence ATGAACGATTTAAAAGTAAAAGGAAACTGGAATGTGATAAAAGGTAAGATGAAACAAAAATATGGAGAGCTTACCGATGATGATCTCACTTATGTGGAAGGTAAGGAAGAGGAACTTCTCGGCCGCCTTCAAAAGAAAACCGGAAAGACTAAGGATGCACTAAAAAGAGAGATAGAGAGCTATTAA
- a CDS encoding YtxH domain-containing protein, translated as MDNSTKIIVGFAAGALAGALTGLLLAPESGPKTRKRLTKESEKLKDSLSQSITEALDAAKVKYNSLLGEYAEATKKTTDRVKKSARVNS; from the coding sequence ATGGACAACAGCACAAAGATAATAGTGGGATTCGCAGCAGGAGCTTTAGCCGGTGCGCTGACAGGATTATTACTCGCCCCGGAAAGCGGTCCTAAAACAAGGAAAAGGCTTACGAAGGAATCTGAAAAACTGAAGGATTCTTTATCACAATCAATAACTGAAGCTTTGGATGCAGCCAAGGTAAAGTACAATTCCCTGCTGGGAGAATATGCCGAAGCCACTAAAAAGACTACAGATAGAGTTAAAAAGTCTGCCAGGGTCAATAGTTGA
- a CDS encoding Ohr family peroxiredoxin: MKPIYTAEVTAQGGRDGNIKSQDGNLNLQLAKPESMGGDGSAGANPEQLFAAAYGPCFLESMKEMARHLKVDLSDPKVIVKVSFHDNDGKFHLSAALNIVDEAVEEDVLTDLVKKTHQVCPYSKATRGNIEIILTANKIEVEA; this comes from the coding sequence ATGAAACCCATATATACAGCCGAAGTTACTGCCCAGGGTGGTCGCGACGGTAACATTAAATCTCAGGATGGAAATCTCAATCTTCAGCTGGCAAAGCCGGAATCCATGGGCGGAGATGGTTCTGCCGGTGCTAACCCTGAGCAGCTCTTTGCTGCTGCGTACGGCCCGTGTTTTCTTGAGTCAATGAAAGAAATGGCCAGGCACCTGAAAGTTGATCTAAGCGATCCGAAGGTAATAGTAAAAGTATCCTTCCATGATAACGACGGTAAATTCCATTTGTCAGCTGCATTGAACATAGTAGACGAAGCAGTGGAGGAAGACGTACTGACAGATCTTGTCAAAAAGACCCATCAGGTGTGCCCATACTCAAAAGCCACACGTGGCAACATTGAAATAATACTTACTGCCAATAAAATAGAAGTTGAAGCCTGA
- a CDS encoding arsenate reductase family protein: MKAKENEILLIYNSEKQQDRKAKGYADSLKDHALNERDVVTDNLTETQIAEIARDMDIEIAEMVDKNADLYMQEYKNKSLSDEELTKVLAKKPEMIKTPIAYVGSEVFFVGSAYDFVNKDFDIEGVKSHKANKFEK; this comes from the coding sequence ATGAAAGCGAAAGAAAACGAAATACTGCTAATATATAATTCTGAAAAACAGCAGGATAGAAAGGCCAAGGGCTATGCAGATTCTCTGAAAGACCACGCCCTGAATGAAAGGGATGTAGTAACAGACAACCTCACGGAAACTCAGATAGCTGAAATAGCCCGTGACATGGATATTGAGATCGCCGAAATGGTAGATAAAAACGCTGACCTGTATATGCAGGAATATAAAAACAAATCATTGTCAGACGAAGAGCTTACAAAAGTACTTGCCAAAAAACCGGAGATGATTAAAACCCCGATTGCCTATGTAGGCTCTGAGGTTTTTTTCGTGGGATCTGCTTATGATTTTGTAAATAAAGACTTTGACATTGAGGGAGTAAAGTCTCACAAAGCCAACAAGTTTGAAAAATAA
- a CDS encoding DNA topoisomerase IB gives MQQINDCPHQLVHVTDNDPGFTRHKWGRGFIYKDCRGKKISDKEILARISKLVIPPMWDKVWICPQENGHMQVTGYDVKGRKQYIYHKLWVYHRQNSKYGKLGEFGTILPVIRRKIEKDINLKGWPKEKILSLIVMLLDAHYIRIGNRYYEKENKTYGLTTLRRKHLAEKNGKLYLSYKAKSGKYREVQIASKKLVKLIKKISELPGYEIFKYQDENKTIQRLDSQEVNRYLEIVSGDCFTAKDFRTWGGTVLAINYYKEVLEEIKHNPRLNLETNIVKRVAATLGNTVATCKEYYIHPKVLEVLVNDEVSKFSKRPLPPMKYKNELSAHEKLALKIITAR, from the coding sequence ATGCAGCAGATTAACGATTGCCCTCACCAGCTTGTACATGTTACAGATAATGATCCCGGGTTCACACGCCACAAATGGGGACGCGGCTTTATTTACAAAGACTGCAGAGGCAAAAAAATATCCGATAAAGAGATCCTTGCCAGAATCAGTAAGTTGGTGATACCACCAATGTGGGACAAGGTATGGATATGCCCGCAGGAAAACGGTCATATGCAGGTAACAGGGTATGATGTGAAGGGGCGTAAGCAATACATCTATCACAAGTTATGGGTATACCACAGACAAAACTCGAAATATGGTAAGTTGGGCGAGTTTGGAACTATCTTGCCGGTGATCCGGAGAAAAATAGAAAAAGATATCAACCTGAAAGGCTGGCCCAAAGAAAAGATACTTTCACTGATTGTAATGCTGCTGGATGCGCACTATATCAGAATAGGTAACAGGTACTACGAAAAGGAAAATAAAACCTATGGACTTACTACTTTGAGACGCAAGCATTTGGCGGAAAAAAACGGCAAGCTTTATCTCAGCTATAAAGCTAAAAGTGGTAAATACCGGGAAGTGCAAATAGCCAGTAAAAAACTTGTAAAGCTTATTAAAAAGATTTCCGAGCTGCCCGGCTATGAGATATTCAAGTATCAGGACGAAAATAAAACCATACAGCGTCTTGACTCGCAAGAGGTAAACCGCTATCTGGAGATCGTATCCGGTGATTGCTTTACTGCCAAGGACTTCCGCACCTGGGGAGGAACAGTGCTCGCGATTAATTATTACAAAGAGGTACTTGAAGAAATAAAACACAACCCCCGGCTTAATCTGGAGACGAATATTGTAAAACGAGTAGCCGCCACTCTGGGAAATACAGTGGCAACTTGCAAAGAGTATTACATCCATCCCAAAGTGTTGGAAGTATTGGTTAATGACGAGGTCAGCAAGTTTAGTAAAAGGCCCTTGCCCCCAATGAAATATAAAAATGAACTCTCTGCTCACGAAAAGCTCGCCTTAAAGATCATCACTGCCCGGTAG
- a CDS encoding type 1 glutamine amidotransferase domain-containing protein, with protein MNNLLENRKVAIVATNGFEEIELTAPKEALEGAGAEVHLVSPESGKIKAWDKTNWGAEYSVDKNISDVSSHDYNALLLPGGVLNPDHLRTDEKVISFVKSFLADKKPVAAICHGPWTLVETGLLKGRKVTSYPSIKTDLINAGAEWVDQEVVVDNGLVTSRKPDDIPAFNKKMIEEFREGIHEPQVQ; from the coding sequence ATGAACAACTTACTCGAAAATAGAAAAGTGGCCATAGTGGCCACCAACGGATTTGAAGAAATAGAGCTTACCGCGCCCAAAGAAGCACTCGAAGGTGCCGGTGCCGAGGTACATCTGGTGTCTCCCGAGTCAGGGAAAATCAAAGCCTGGGATAAAACCAATTGGGGGGCAGAATATTCCGTAGATAAAAACATTAGCGATGTAAGCTCGCATGATTACAACGCGCTGTTACTTCCGGGAGGAGTTTTAAATCCGGACCATTTGAGAACGGATGAAAAGGTGATCTCTTTTGTGAAAAGTTTTTTGGCAGATAAAAAACCGGTAGCAGCTATCTGTCACGGGCCATGGACACTGGTGGAAACAGGTCTGTTGAAAGGCAGAAAAGTGACCTCATACCCTTCAATAAAGACAGACCTGATCAATGCAGGAGCCGAATGGGTAGATCAGGAAGTAGTAGTGGATAATGGCTTGGTTACCAGCAGGAAACCTGATGATATACCGGCATTTAACAAAAAAATGATCGAAGAGTTCCGGGAAGGAATACATGAACCTCAGGTTCAGTAA